The following coding sequences lie in one Carassius gibelio isolate Cgi1373 ecotype wild population from Czech Republic chromosome A17, carGib1.2-hapl.c, whole genome shotgun sequence genomic window:
- the LOC127933162 gene encoding von Willebrand factor A domain-containing protein 5A isoform X6, which yields MVNCCGLVSEKNEPVPLKSISVELQVRDHVASVSSCLQYVNEEERPLEAVFVFPLPADAAVCHFSARIGEQEIVAEVQDKQSARDQYDDAVSSGQQAFLLEESEESSDVFKLSVGCLSPGQKASITIVYIIELSVQADDALRFCLPAVLNPRYTPAVSAAGVPEVSSASVIPYTLSLSVEVRSSDRISKLESSCPLDPLEFLDAQHTHATVNLTAGHRFDKDVELFLYYENSHQPSAVVEAGASAAPSGSLMGDPALMISLYPEFPADVMSSLASRGEFIFVVDRSGSMDCQMHHGNDAQMRIESARDTLLLLLKSLPMGCYFNIYGFGSHFESFFPQSVVYSEDTMEEALKRVKSMSADMGGTEILQPLKHIYSQPCYPDHPRQLFIFTDGEVWNTKEVLDLVKSHVYSHRCFSFGIGEGASTALITGMAREGSGHAQFITGTDRMQPKVMQSLRFALQPAVDNISVDWTVPEGVTVDMLSPSINTLFQGQRALIYAQIKGQSSGKKEGAVTVKYKLKDQPVTNQLQFTLQPTEDTGLTIHRLAARSVIRSLELEERAEGADAENVRKRIVELSVQAGVSSAHTAFIGINKDHNQTVKGPLLQRRVPVAHMLQMSMMQCQPMRTCGMVVQRARPMALQMDFDSTMHYSMASSNSMIECDDESDQKAEPLKDPVLQLVSLQKATGCWELNASLAAVFGKTEDEVNNQKTAQVDGSVWATVLALIWLYAFKSDQQVEWQFVAMKAASWVRSQKPDSLSQCVCDGNALLGCQVTEDMLGI from the exons TTCCTCTGAAGAGTATCTCGGTGGAGCTGCAGGTCCGGGATCACGTGGCCTCCGTCAGCTCCTGTCTGCAGTATGTGAACGAGGAGGAGCGTCCGCTGGAGGCCGTGTTCGTCTTCCCGCTGCCCGCCGACGCCGCGGTCTGTCACTTCAGCGCCAGGATCGGAGAGCAGGAGATTGTGGCCGAGGTGCAGGACAAACAGAGT GCGCGGGATCAGTATGATGATGCTGTGAGCTCGGGCCAGCAGGCGTTTCTGCTGGAAGAGAGCGAGGAGAGTTCAGATGTGTTCAAACTGAGTGTGGGCTGTTTGTCTCCGGGTCAGAAGGCCTCCATCACCATCGTCTACATCATCGAGCTCAGTGTCCAGGCCGATGACGCGCTGCGCTTCTGTCTGCCCGCTGTACTCAACCCACGATACACACCTGCAG TTTCAGCGGCTGGTGTTCCAGAAGTTTCCTCAGCATCAGTTATTCCTTACACTCTGTCTCTGAGTGTTGAAGTGAGATCTTCAGACCGTATCTCCAAACTCGAGTCCAGCTGCCCTCTGGATCCTCTGGAGTTCCTCGACGCGCAACACACTCACGCCacg gtgaatCTGACTGCTGGTCACCGGTTCGATAAGGATGTGGAGCTGTTTCTGTATTATGAAAATTCCCATCAGCCCTCTGCTGTCGTGGAGGCAGGAGCGTCTGCGGCTCCGTCAG GTTCTCTGATGGGCGACCCAGCGCTCATGATCAGTCTGTACCCAGAGTTCCCTGCAGATGTGATGTCATCACTGGCGTCTCGGGGCGAATTCATTTTTGTAGTTGACAGGTCAGGCAGTATGGACTGCCAGATGCATCATGGGAATGACGCACAGATGCGCATCGAAAGTGCAAGA GacacgctgctgctgctgctgaagagTTTGCCCATGGGATGCTACTTCAACATCTATGGATTCGGATCTCACTTTGAGTCCTTCTTTCC TCAGAGTGTTGTGTACAGCGAGGACACGATGGAAGAGGCTCTGAAGAGAGTGAAGAGCATGAGCGCAGACATGGGCGGCACAGAGATCCTACAGCCGCTTAAACACATCTACAGTCAGCCCTGTTACCCAGATCACCCTCGACAG cTGTTCATCTTCACTGATGGAGAGGTGTGGAACACTAAGGAGGTGCTGGATCTGGTGAAGAGTCACGTTTACTCTCACAG GTGTTTCTCCTTCGGGATCGGTGAGGGTGCGAGTACGGCTCTCATCACAGGAATGGCCAGAGAAGGTTCTGGTCACGCTCAGTTCATCACAGGCACTGACCGCATGCAGCCCAAA GTGATGCAGTCGCTCAGGTTTGCTCTCCAGCCGGCCGTGGATAATATCTCTGTGGACTGGACCGTTCCCGAGGGTGTGACGGTGGACATGCTGTCTCCATCCATCAATACTCTGTTCCAGGGTCAGAGAGCGCTCATCTACGCTCAGATTAAAGGACAG AGTTCAGGAAAGAAGGAAGGAGCTGTGACCGTGAAATACAAGCTGAAAGATCAACCTGTGACTAACCAGCTTCAGTTTACCTTACAACCAACGGAGGACAcagg ACTGACGATCCACCGGCTGGCAGCCCGGTCTGTGATCCGCTCTCTGGAGCTGGAGGAACGAGCCGAAGGAGCAGACGCAGAGAACGTCAGGAAAAGGATTGTGGAGCTCAGTGTTCAGGCAGGAGTGAGTAGCGCTCATACAGCCTTCATCGGCATTAATAAAGACCACAATCAGACTGTGAAAGGACCGCTGCTGCAGAGGAGAGTGCCAGTAGCAC ATATGCTTCAGATGTCTATGATGCAATGCCAACCTATGAGAACGTGTG GAATGGTTGTCCAAAGGGCACGGC CAATGGCTCTTCAAATGGATTTTGATTCTACAATGC actattCCATGGCCTCGTCCAACTCAATGATTGAATGTGATGATGAGTCAGATCAGA AAGCTGAGCCCCTGAAGGACCCTGTGCTCCAGCTGGTCTCTCTTCAGAAGGCCACGGGATGCTGGGAGCTCAACGCCTCATTGGCTGCTGTGTTTGGGAAGACAGAGGACGAAGTGAACAATCAGAAAACAGCACAG GTGGACGGGTCAGTGTGGGCCACCGTCCTCGCTCTCATCTGGTTATATGCATTTAAATCAGATCAGCAGGTGGAGTGGCAGTTTGTGGCCATGAAGGCGGCGTCATGGGTCCGCTCTCAGAAAC cagacagcctgtctcagtgtgtgtgtgatgggaacGCTCTGTTGGGGTGTCAGGTGACTGAAGACATGCTGGGAATCTGA
- the LOC127933162 gene encoding von Willebrand factor A domain-containing protein 5A isoform X8 — translation MVNCCGLVSEKNEPVPLKSISVELQVRDHVASVSSCLQYVNEEERPLEAVFVFPLPADAAVCHFSARIGEQEIVAEVQDKQSARDQYDDAVSSGQQAFLLEESEESSDVFKLSVGCLSPGQKASITIVYIIELSVQADDALRFCLPAVLNPRYTPAVSAAGVPEVSSASVIPYTLSLSVEVRSSDRISKLESSCPLDPLEFLDAQHTHATVNLTAGHRFDKDVELFLYYENSHQPSAVVEAGASAAPSGSLMGDPALMISLYPEFPADVMSSLASRGEFIFVVDRSGSMDCQMHHGNDAQMRIESARDTLLLLLKSLPMGCYFNIYGFGSHFESFFPQSVVYSEDTMEEALKRVKSMSADMGGTEILQPLKHIYSQPCYPDHPRQLFIFTDGEVWNTKEVLDLVKSHVYSHRCFSFGIGEGASTALITGMAREGSGHAQFITGTDRMQPKVMQSLRFALQPAVDNISVDWTVPEGVTVDMLSPSINTLFQGQRALIYAQIKGQSSGKKEGAVTVKYKLKDQPVTNQLQFTLQPTEDTGLTIHRLAARSVIRSLELEERAEGADAENVRKRIVELSVQAGVSSAHTAFIGINKDHNQTVKGPLLQRRVPVARMVVQRARPMALQMDFDSTMHYSMASSNSMIECDDESDQKAEPLKDPVLQLVSLQKATGCWELNASLAAVFGKTEDEVNNQKTAQVDGSVWATVLALIWLYAFKSDQQVEWQFVAMKAASWVRSQKPDSLSQCVCDGNALLGCQVTEDMLGI, via the exons TTCCTCTGAAGAGTATCTCGGTGGAGCTGCAGGTCCGGGATCACGTGGCCTCCGTCAGCTCCTGTCTGCAGTATGTGAACGAGGAGGAGCGTCCGCTGGAGGCCGTGTTCGTCTTCCCGCTGCCCGCCGACGCCGCGGTCTGTCACTTCAGCGCCAGGATCGGAGAGCAGGAGATTGTGGCCGAGGTGCAGGACAAACAGAGT GCGCGGGATCAGTATGATGATGCTGTGAGCTCGGGCCAGCAGGCGTTTCTGCTGGAAGAGAGCGAGGAGAGTTCAGATGTGTTCAAACTGAGTGTGGGCTGTTTGTCTCCGGGTCAGAAGGCCTCCATCACCATCGTCTACATCATCGAGCTCAGTGTCCAGGCCGATGACGCGCTGCGCTTCTGTCTGCCCGCTGTACTCAACCCACGATACACACCTGCAG TTTCAGCGGCTGGTGTTCCAGAAGTTTCCTCAGCATCAGTTATTCCTTACACTCTGTCTCTGAGTGTTGAAGTGAGATCTTCAGACCGTATCTCCAAACTCGAGTCCAGCTGCCCTCTGGATCCTCTGGAGTTCCTCGACGCGCAACACACTCACGCCacg gtgaatCTGACTGCTGGTCACCGGTTCGATAAGGATGTGGAGCTGTTTCTGTATTATGAAAATTCCCATCAGCCCTCTGCTGTCGTGGAGGCAGGAGCGTCTGCGGCTCCGTCAG GTTCTCTGATGGGCGACCCAGCGCTCATGATCAGTCTGTACCCAGAGTTCCCTGCAGATGTGATGTCATCACTGGCGTCTCGGGGCGAATTCATTTTTGTAGTTGACAGGTCAGGCAGTATGGACTGCCAGATGCATCATGGGAATGACGCACAGATGCGCATCGAAAGTGCAAGA GacacgctgctgctgctgctgaagagTTTGCCCATGGGATGCTACTTCAACATCTATGGATTCGGATCTCACTTTGAGTCCTTCTTTCC TCAGAGTGTTGTGTACAGCGAGGACACGATGGAAGAGGCTCTGAAGAGAGTGAAGAGCATGAGCGCAGACATGGGCGGCACAGAGATCCTACAGCCGCTTAAACACATCTACAGTCAGCCCTGTTACCCAGATCACCCTCGACAG cTGTTCATCTTCACTGATGGAGAGGTGTGGAACACTAAGGAGGTGCTGGATCTGGTGAAGAGTCACGTTTACTCTCACAG GTGTTTCTCCTTCGGGATCGGTGAGGGTGCGAGTACGGCTCTCATCACAGGAATGGCCAGAGAAGGTTCTGGTCACGCTCAGTTCATCACAGGCACTGACCGCATGCAGCCCAAA GTGATGCAGTCGCTCAGGTTTGCTCTCCAGCCGGCCGTGGATAATATCTCTGTGGACTGGACCGTTCCCGAGGGTGTGACGGTGGACATGCTGTCTCCATCCATCAATACTCTGTTCCAGGGTCAGAGAGCGCTCATCTACGCTCAGATTAAAGGACAG AGTTCAGGAAAGAAGGAAGGAGCTGTGACCGTGAAATACAAGCTGAAAGATCAACCTGTGACTAACCAGCTTCAGTTTACCTTACAACCAACGGAGGACAcagg ACTGACGATCCACCGGCTGGCAGCCCGGTCTGTGATCCGCTCTCTGGAGCTGGAGGAACGAGCCGAAGGAGCAGACGCAGAGAACGTCAGGAAAAGGATTGTGGAGCTCAGTGTTCAGGCAGGAGTGAGTAGCGCTCATACAGCCTTCATCGGCATTAATAAAGACCACAATCAGACTGTGAAAGGACCGCTGCTGCAGAGGAGAGTGCCAGTAGCAC GAATGGTTGTCCAAAGGGCACGGC CAATGGCTCTTCAAATGGATTTTGATTCTACAATGC actattCCATGGCCTCGTCCAACTCAATGATTGAATGTGATGATGAGTCAGATCAGA AAGCTGAGCCCCTGAAGGACCCTGTGCTCCAGCTGGTCTCTCTTCAGAAGGCCACGGGATGCTGGGAGCTCAACGCCTCATTGGCTGCTGTGTTTGGGAAGACAGAGGACGAAGTGAACAATCAGAAAACAGCACAG GTGGACGGGTCAGTGTGGGCCACCGTCCTCGCTCTCATCTGGTTATATGCATTTAAATCAGATCAGCAGGTGGAGTGGCAGTTTGTGGCCATGAAGGCGGCGTCATGGGTCCGCTCTCAGAAAC cagacagcctgtctcagtgtgtgtgtgatgggaacGCTCTGTTGGGGTGTCAGGTGACTGAAGACATGCTGGGAATCTGA
- the LOC127933162 gene encoding von Willebrand factor A domain-containing protein 5A isoform X3: protein MVNCCGLVSEKNEPVPLKSISVELQVRDHVASVSSCLQYVNEEERPLEAVFVFPLPADAAVCHFSARIGEQEIVAEVQDKQSARDQYDDAVSSGQQAFLLEESEESSDVFKLSVGCLSPGQKASITIVYIIELSVQADDALRFCLPAVLNPRYTPAVSAAGVPEVSSASVIPYTLSLSVEVRSSDRISKLESSCPLDPLEFLDAQHTHATVNLTAGHRFDKDVELFLYYENSHQPSAVVEAGASAAPSGSLMGDPALMISLYPEFPADVMSSLASRGEFIFVVDRSGSMDCQMHHGNDAQMRIESARDTLLLLLKSLPMGCYFNIYGFGSHFESFFPQSVVYSEDTMEEALKRVKSMSADMGGTEILQPLKHIYSQPCYPDHPRQLFIFTDGEVWNTKEVLDLVKSHVYSHRCFSFGIGEGASTALITGMAREGSGHAQFITGTDRMQPKVMQSLRFALQPAVDNISVDWTVPEGVTVDMLSPSINTLFQGQRALIYAQIKGQSSGKKEGAVTVKYKLKDQPVTNQLQFTLQPTEDTGLTIHRLAARSVIRSLELEERAEGADAENVRKRIVELSVQAGVSSAHTAFIGINKDHNQTVKGPLLQRRVPVAHMLQMSMMQCQPMRTCALGFPSLFSGMVVQRARPMALQMDFDSTMHYSMASSNSMIECDDESDQKAEPLKDPVLQLVSLQKATGCWELNASLAAVFGKTEDEVNNQKTAQVDGSVWATVLALIWLYAFKSDQQVEWQFVAMKAASWVRSQKPDSLSQCVCDGNALLGCQVTEDMLGI, encoded by the exons TTCCTCTGAAGAGTATCTCGGTGGAGCTGCAGGTCCGGGATCACGTGGCCTCCGTCAGCTCCTGTCTGCAGTATGTGAACGAGGAGGAGCGTCCGCTGGAGGCCGTGTTCGTCTTCCCGCTGCCCGCCGACGCCGCGGTCTGTCACTTCAGCGCCAGGATCGGAGAGCAGGAGATTGTGGCCGAGGTGCAGGACAAACAGAGT GCGCGGGATCAGTATGATGATGCTGTGAGCTCGGGCCAGCAGGCGTTTCTGCTGGAAGAGAGCGAGGAGAGTTCAGATGTGTTCAAACTGAGTGTGGGCTGTTTGTCTCCGGGTCAGAAGGCCTCCATCACCATCGTCTACATCATCGAGCTCAGTGTCCAGGCCGATGACGCGCTGCGCTTCTGTCTGCCCGCTGTACTCAACCCACGATACACACCTGCAG TTTCAGCGGCTGGTGTTCCAGAAGTTTCCTCAGCATCAGTTATTCCTTACACTCTGTCTCTGAGTGTTGAAGTGAGATCTTCAGACCGTATCTCCAAACTCGAGTCCAGCTGCCCTCTGGATCCTCTGGAGTTCCTCGACGCGCAACACACTCACGCCacg gtgaatCTGACTGCTGGTCACCGGTTCGATAAGGATGTGGAGCTGTTTCTGTATTATGAAAATTCCCATCAGCCCTCTGCTGTCGTGGAGGCAGGAGCGTCTGCGGCTCCGTCAG GTTCTCTGATGGGCGACCCAGCGCTCATGATCAGTCTGTACCCAGAGTTCCCTGCAGATGTGATGTCATCACTGGCGTCTCGGGGCGAATTCATTTTTGTAGTTGACAGGTCAGGCAGTATGGACTGCCAGATGCATCATGGGAATGACGCACAGATGCGCATCGAAAGTGCAAGA GacacgctgctgctgctgctgaagagTTTGCCCATGGGATGCTACTTCAACATCTATGGATTCGGATCTCACTTTGAGTCCTTCTTTCC TCAGAGTGTTGTGTACAGCGAGGACACGATGGAAGAGGCTCTGAAGAGAGTGAAGAGCATGAGCGCAGACATGGGCGGCACAGAGATCCTACAGCCGCTTAAACACATCTACAGTCAGCCCTGTTACCCAGATCACCCTCGACAG cTGTTCATCTTCACTGATGGAGAGGTGTGGAACACTAAGGAGGTGCTGGATCTGGTGAAGAGTCACGTTTACTCTCACAG GTGTTTCTCCTTCGGGATCGGTGAGGGTGCGAGTACGGCTCTCATCACAGGAATGGCCAGAGAAGGTTCTGGTCACGCTCAGTTCATCACAGGCACTGACCGCATGCAGCCCAAA GTGATGCAGTCGCTCAGGTTTGCTCTCCAGCCGGCCGTGGATAATATCTCTGTGGACTGGACCGTTCCCGAGGGTGTGACGGTGGACATGCTGTCTCCATCCATCAATACTCTGTTCCAGGGTCAGAGAGCGCTCATCTACGCTCAGATTAAAGGACAG AGTTCAGGAAAGAAGGAAGGAGCTGTGACCGTGAAATACAAGCTGAAAGATCAACCTGTGACTAACCAGCTTCAGTTTACCTTACAACCAACGGAGGACAcagg ACTGACGATCCACCGGCTGGCAGCCCGGTCTGTGATCCGCTCTCTGGAGCTGGAGGAACGAGCCGAAGGAGCAGACGCAGAGAACGTCAGGAAAAGGATTGTGGAGCTCAGTGTTCAGGCAGGAGTGAGTAGCGCTCATACAGCCTTCATCGGCATTAATAAAGACCACAATCAGACTGTGAAAGGACCGCTGCTGCAGAGGAGAGTGCCAGTAGCAC ATATGCTTCAGATGTCTATGATGCAATGCCAACCTATGAGAACGTGTG CCCTGGGTTTTCCCTCTCTTTTCTCAGGAATGGTTGTCCAAAGGGCACGGC CAATGGCTCTTCAAATGGATTTTGATTCTACAATGC actattCCATGGCCTCGTCCAACTCAATGATTGAATGTGATGATGAGTCAGATCAGA AAGCTGAGCCCCTGAAGGACCCTGTGCTCCAGCTGGTCTCTCTTCAGAAGGCCACGGGATGCTGGGAGCTCAACGCCTCATTGGCTGCTGTGTTTGGGAAGACAGAGGACGAAGTGAACAATCAGAAAACAGCACAG GTGGACGGGTCAGTGTGGGCCACCGTCCTCGCTCTCATCTGGTTATATGCATTTAAATCAGATCAGCAGGTGGAGTGGCAGTTTGTGGCCATGAAGGCGGCGTCATGGGTCCGCTCTCAGAAAC cagacagcctgtctcagtgtgtgtgtgatgggaacGCTCTGTTGGGGTGTCAGGTGACTGAAGACATGCTGGGAATCTGA
- the LOC127933162 gene encoding von Willebrand factor A domain-containing protein 5A isoform X9: MVNCCGLVSEKNEPVPLKSISVELQVRDHVASVSSCLQYVNEEERPLEAVFVFPLPADAAVCHFSARIGEQEIVAEVQDKQSARDQYDDAVSSGQQAFLLEESEESSDVFKLSVGCLSPGQKASITIVYIIELSVQADDALRFCLPAVLNPRYTPAVSAAGVPEVSSASVIPYTLSLSVEVRSSDRISKLESSCPLDPLEFLDAQHTHATVNLTAGHRFDKDVELFLYYENSHQPSAVVEAGASAAPSGSLMGDPALMISLYPEFPADVMSSLASRGEFIFVVDRSGSMDCQMHHGNDAQMRIESARDTLLLLLKSLPMGCYFNIYGFGSHFESFFPQSVVYSEDTMEEALKRVKSMSADMGGTEILQPLKHIYSQPCYPDHPRQLFIFTDGEVWNTKEVLDLVKSHVYSHRCFSFGIGEGASTALITGMAREGSGHAQFITGTDRMQPKVMQSLRFALQPAVDNISVDWTVPEGVTVDMLSPSINTLFQGQRALIYAQIKGQSSGKKEGAVTVKYKLKDQPVTNQLQFTLQPTEDTGLTIHRLAARSVIRSLELEERAEGADAENVRKRIVELSVQAGVSSAHTAFIGINKDHNQTVKGPLLQRRVPVAPMALQMDFDSTMHYSMASSNSMIECDDESDQTEAEPLKDPVLQLVSLQKATGCWELNASLAAVFGKTEDEVNNQKTAQVDGSVWATVLALIWLYAFKSDQQVEWQFVAMKAASWVRSQKPDSLSQCVCDGNALLGCQVTEDMLGI; encoded by the exons TTCCTCTGAAGAGTATCTCGGTGGAGCTGCAGGTCCGGGATCACGTGGCCTCCGTCAGCTCCTGTCTGCAGTATGTGAACGAGGAGGAGCGTCCGCTGGAGGCCGTGTTCGTCTTCCCGCTGCCCGCCGACGCCGCGGTCTGTCACTTCAGCGCCAGGATCGGAGAGCAGGAGATTGTGGCCGAGGTGCAGGACAAACAGAGT GCGCGGGATCAGTATGATGATGCTGTGAGCTCGGGCCAGCAGGCGTTTCTGCTGGAAGAGAGCGAGGAGAGTTCAGATGTGTTCAAACTGAGTGTGGGCTGTTTGTCTCCGGGTCAGAAGGCCTCCATCACCATCGTCTACATCATCGAGCTCAGTGTCCAGGCCGATGACGCGCTGCGCTTCTGTCTGCCCGCTGTACTCAACCCACGATACACACCTGCAG TTTCAGCGGCTGGTGTTCCAGAAGTTTCCTCAGCATCAGTTATTCCTTACACTCTGTCTCTGAGTGTTGAAGTGAGATCTTCAGACCGTATCTCCAAACTCGAGTCCAGCTGCCCTCTGGATCCTCTGGAGTTCCTCGACGCGCAACACACTCACGCCacg gtgaatCTGACTGCTGGTCACCGGTTCGATAAGGATGTGGAGCTGTTTCTGTATTATGAAAATTCCCATCAGCCCTCTGCTGTCGTGGAGGCAGGAGCGTCTGCGGCTCCGTCAG GTTCTCTGATGGGCGACCCAGCGCTCATGATCAGTCTGTACCCAGAGTTCCCTGCAGATGTGATGTCATCACTGGCGTCTCGGGGCGAATTCATTTTTGTAGTTGACAGGTCAGGCAGTATGGACTGCCAGATGCATCATGGGAATGACGCACAGATGCGCATCGAAAGTGCAAGA GacacgctgctgctgctgctgaagagTTTGCCCATGGGATGCTACTTCAACATCTATGGATTCGGATCTCACTTTGAGTCCTTCTTTCC TCAGAGTGTTGTGTACAGCGAGGACACGATGGAAGAGGCTCTGAAGAGAGTGAAGAGCATGAGCGCAGACATGGGCGGCACAGAGATCCTACAGCCGCTTAAACACATCTACAGTCAGCCCTGTTACCCAGATCACCCTCGACAG cTGTTCATCTTCACTGATGGAGAGGTGTGGAACACTAAGGAGGTGCTGGATCTGGTGAAGAGTCACGTTTACTCTCACAG GTGTTTCTCCTTCGGGATCGGTGAGGGTGCGAGTACGGCTCTCATCACAGGAATGGCCAGAGAAGGTTCTGGTCACGCTCAGTTCATCACAGGCACTGACCGCATGCAGCCCAAA GTGATGCAGTCGCTCAGGTTTGCTCTCCAGCCGGCCGTGGATAATATCTCTGTGGACTGGACCGTTCCCGAGGGTGTGACGGTGGACATGCTGTCTCCATCCATCAATACTCTGTTCCAGGGTCAGAGAGCGCTCATCTACGCTCAGATTAAAGGACAG AGTTCAGGAAAGAAGGAAGGAGCTGTGACCGTGAAATACAAGCTGAAAGATCAACCTGTGACTAACCAGCTTCAGTTTACCTTACAACCAACGGAGGACAcagg ACTGACGATCCACCGGCTGGCAGCCCGGTCTGTGATCCGCTCTCTGGAGCTGGAGGAACGAGCCGAAGGAGCAGACGCAGAGAACGTCAGGAAAAGGATTGTGGAGCTCAGTGTTCAGGCAGGAGTGAGTAGCGCTCATACAGCCTTCATCGGCATTAATAAAGACCACAATCAGACTGTGAAAGGACCGCTGCTGCAGAGGAGAGTGCCAGTAGCAC CAATGGCTCTTCAAATGGATTTTGATTCTACAATGC actattCCATGGCCTCGTCCAACTCAATGATTGAATGTGATGATGAGTCAGATCAGA CAGAAGCTGAGCCCCTGAAGGACCCTGTGCTCCAGCTGGTCTCTCTTCAGAAGGCCACGGGATGCTGGGAGCTCAACGCCTCATTGGCTGCTGTGTTTGGGAAGACAGAGGACGAAGTGAACAATCAGAAAACAGCACAG GTGGACGGGTCAGTGTGGGCCACCGTCCTCGCTCTCATCTGGTTATATGCATTTAAATCAGATCAGCAGGTGGAGTGGCAGTTTGTGGCCATGAAGGCGGCGTCATGGGTCCGCTCTCAGAAAC cagacagcctgtctcagtgtgtgtgtgatgggaacGCTCTGTTGGGGTGTCAGGTGACTGAAGACATGCTGGGAATCTGA